From Rhinolophus sinicus isolate RSC01 linkage group LG15, ASM3656204v1, whole genome shotgun sequence, the proteins below share one genomic window:
- the CHD3 gene encoding chromodomain-helicase-DNA-binding protein 3 isoform X7, which yields MASPLRDEEEEEEEMVVSEEEEEEEEEGDEEEEEVEAADEDYEEDDDEGVLGRRPGHDRGRDRHSPPGCHLFPPPPPPPPLPPPPPPPPPPPDKDDIRLLPSALGVKKRKRGPKKQKENKPGKPRKRKKLDSEEEFGSERDEYREKSESGGSEYGTGPGRKRRRKHREKKEKKTKRRKKGEGDGGQKQVEQKSSATLLLTWGLEDVEHVYSEEDYHTLTNYKAFSQFMRPLIAKKNPKIPMSKMMTILGAKWREFSANNPFKGSAAAVAAAAAAAAAAVAEQVSAAVSPATPIAPPGPPTLPTPPATDIQPPPIRRAKTKEGKGPGHKRRSKSPRVPDGRKKLRGKKMAPLKIKLGLLAGKRKKGGSYVFQSDEGPEAEAEESDLDSGSVHSASGRPDGPIRTKKLKRGRPGRKKKKVLGCPAVAGEEEVDGYETDHQDYCEVCQQGGEIILCDTCPRAYHLVCLDPELDRAPEGKWSCPHCEKEGVQWEAKEEEEEYEEEGEEEGEKEEEDDHMEYCRVCKDGGELLCCDACISSYHIHCLNPPLPDIPNGEWLCPRCTCPVLKGRVQKILHWRWGEPPVAMPAPPQADGNPDAPPPRPLQGRSEREFFVKWVGLSYWHCSWAKELQLEIFHLVMYRNYQRKNDMDEPPPLDYGSGEDDGKSDKRKVKDPHYAEMEEKYYRFGIKPEWMTVHRIINHSVDKKGNYHYLVKWRDLPYDQSTWEEDEMNIPEYEDHKQSYWRHRELIMGEDPAQPRKYKKKKKELQGDGPPSSPTNDPTVKYETQPRFITATGGTLHMYQLEGLNWLRFSWAQGTDTILADEMGLGKTIQTIVFLYSLYKEGHTKGPFLVSAPLSTIINWEREFQMWAPKFYVVTYTGDKDSRAIIRENEFSFEDNAIKGGKKAFKMKREAQVKFHVLLTSYELITIDQAALGSIRWACLVVDEAHRLKNNQSKFFRVLNGYKIDHKLLLTGTPLQNNLEELFHLLNFLTPERFNNLEGFLEEFADISKEDQIKKLHDLLGPHMLRRLKADVFKNMPAKTELIVRVELSPMQKKYYKYILTRNFEALNSRGGGNQVSLLNIMMDLKKCCNHPYLFPVAAMESPKLPSGAYEGGALIKASGKLMLLQKMLRKLKEQGHRVLIFSQMTKMLDLLEDFLDYEGYKYERIDGGITGALRQEAIDRFNAPGAQQFCFLLSTRAGGLGINLATADTVIIFDSDWNPHNDIQAFSRAHRIGQANKVMIYRFVTRASVEERITQVAKRKMMLTHLVVRPGLGSKAGSMSKQELDDILKFGTEELFKDENEGENKEEDSSVIHYDNEAIARLLDRNQDATEDTDVQNMNEYLSSFKVAQYVVREEDKIEEIEREIIKQEENVDPDYWEKLLRHHYEQQQEDLARNLGKGKRVRKQVNYNDAAQEDQDNQSEYSVGSEEEDEDFDERPEGRRQSKRQLRNEKDKPLPPLLARVGGNIEVLGFNTRQRKAFLNAVMRWGMPPQDAFTTQWLVRDLRGKTEKEFKAYVSLFMRHLCEPGADGSETFADGVPREGLSRQQVLTRIGVMSLVKKKVQEFEHINGRWSMPELMPDPSADSKRSSRASSPTKTSPTTPEASATNSPCTSKPATPAPSEKGDGMRTPLEKDEAENQEKPEKNSKTGEKIETEADNPSPALSFGERLEPRKIPLEDEVPGVPGEMEPEPGYRGDREKSATESTPGERGEEKPLDGQEHRERPEGETGDLGKREDVKGDRELRPGPPRDEPRSNGRREEKAEKPRFMFNIADGGFTELHTLWQNEERAAISSGKLNEIWHRRHDYWLLAGIVLHGYARWQDIQNDAQFAIINEPFKTEANKGNFLEMKNKFLARRFKLLEQALVIEEQLRRAAYLNLSQEPAHPAMALHARFAEAECLAESHQHLSKESLAGNKPANAVLHKVLNQLEELLSDMKADVTRLPATLSRIPPIAARLQMSERSILSRLASKGTEPHPTPAFPPGPYATPPGYGAAFSAAPVGALAAAGANYSQMPAGSFITAATNGPPVLVKKEKEMVGALVSDGLDRKEPRAGEVICIDD from the exons ATGGCTTCCCCTCTGagggacgaggaggaggaggaggaggagatggtggtgtcggaggaggaagaagaggaggaagaagagggcgacgaggaggaggaggaggtggaggcgGCCGACGAGGACTATGAGGAGGACGACGACGAGGGAGTACTCGGGCGCCGGCCGGGCCACGACCGGGGCCGCGACCGCCACAGCCCCCCCGGCTGCCACCTcttcccgccgccgccgccgccgccgcctctgcccccgccgccgccgccgccgccccctccGCCAG ATAAGGATGACATTCGGCTGCTGCCTTCAGCATTGGGTGTGAAGAAGAGAAAACGAGGACCCAAGAAGCAGAAGGAGAACAAGCCAGGAAAACCCCGAAAACGCAAGAAGCTT gaCAGTGAGGAGGAATTTGGCTCTGAGCGAGATGAGTACCGGGAGAAGTCAGAGAGTGGAGGCAGTGAATATGGAACCGGACCAGGTCGGAAAAGGAGACGGAAGCATcgagaaaaaaaggagaagaagacaAAGCGGcggaaaaagggggagggagatggaggaCAAAAG CAGGTAGAACAGAAGTCATCGGCAACTCTGCTTCTGACCTGGGGCCTAGAGGACGTGGAGCATGTGTACTCTGAGGAGGATTACCACACACTCACCAACTACAAAGCCTTTAGCCAGTTCATGAG GCCCCTAATTGCTAAGAAGAATCCTAAGATCCCAATGTCTAAGATGATGACCATCCTTGGGGCCAAGTGGAGAGAGTTCAGCGCCAATAACCCCTTCAAGGGGTCGGCAGCTGCTGTCGCAGCAGCGGCTGCAGCAGCGGCTGCAGCTGTAGCTGAGCAGGTGTCAGCTGCTGTCTCACCGGCCACCCCCATAGCACCGCCCGGACCCCCCACCCTTCCAACGCCCCCTGCTACTGATATTCAGCCCCCACCCATCCGAAGAGCCAAAACCAAAGAGGGCAAAG GTCCAGGCCATAAGAGGCGGAGTAAGAGCCCCAGAGTACCTGATGGACGCAAGAAGCTTCGGGGAAAGAAGATGGCACCACTCAAAATCAAACTAGGGCTGCTGGCTGgcaagaggaagaagggaggctCA TATGTTTTTCAGAGTGATGAGGGCCCTGAAGCAGAGGCCGAGGAGTCAGATCTGGACAGTGGTAGTGTCCACAGTGCCTCAGGCCGGCCTGATGGCCCTATCCGAACCAAGAAACTAAAGAGAGGCCGgccaggaaggaaaaagaagaaag TCCTGGGCTGTCCTGCAGTGGCCGGGGAGGAGGAGGTTGATGGCTACGAGACGGATCACCAGGATTACTGTGAGGTGTGCCAGCAGGGTGGGGAAATTATTCTGTGCGACACCTGCCCTCGTGCCTACCACCTCGTCTGCCTTGATCCTGAGCTTGACCGGGCTCCTGAGGGCAAATGGAGTTGCCCCCACTGT GAGAAGGAGGGGGTACAATGGGAGgctaaggaggaggaggaagaatatgaagaggaaggagaggaagaaggggagaaggaggaagaagacgATCACATGGAATACTGCCGCGTGTGCAAGGATGGTGGGGAGCTCTTGTGCTGTGATGCTTGCATCTCCTCCTACCACATTCATTGTCTGAACCCACCCCTGCCTGACATCCCCAACGGTGAATGGCTGTGTCCCCGATGCACA TGTCCTGTGCTGAAAGGCCGTGTGCAGAAGATCCTGCATTGGCGATGGGGGGAGCCCCCAGTGGCAATGCCAGCCCCCCCACAGGCAGATGGGAATCCAGATGCCCCACCTCCTCGTCCTCTTCAAGGCAGATCAGAGCGAGAATTCTTTGTCAAGTGGGTAGGACTGTCATACTGGCACTGCTCCTGGGCCAAGGAGCTTCAG CTGGAAATCTTCCACTTGGTAATGTACCGAAACTACCAACGGAAGAATGACATGGATGAGCCCCCACCCCTGGACTATGGCTCTGGTGAGGACGATGGGAAGAGTGACAAGCGCAAGGTGAAAGATCCGCACTATGCCGAGATGGAGGAGAAGTACTATCGTTTTGGCATCAAACCAGAGTGGATGACCGTCCACCGTATTATCAACCACAG TGTGGATAAAAAGGGGAATTACCACTATCTAGTAAAATGGAGGGACTTGCCATATGACCAGTCCACCTGGGAGGAAGATGAAATGAACATCCCTGAATATGAAGACCATAAGCAAAGCTACTGGAGACACCG GGAACTAATTATGGGGGAGGACCCCGCCCAGCCCCGCAAgtataagaagaagaagaaggagctACAGGGTGATGGGCCTCCCAGTTCTCCTACTAATGAC CCTACAGTGAAATATGAGACTCAGCCACGGTTTATCACAGCCACTGGAGGCACACTGCACATGTATCAGCTGGAAGGGTTGAATTGGCTACGCTTCTCATGGGCCCAGGGCACTGACACCATTCTGGCTGATGAGATGGGGCTGGGCAAGACCATACAAACCATCGTCTTCCTCTACTCACTCTATAAGGAG GGCCACACAAAAGGTCCTTTCCTGGTGAGTGCCCCACTCTCTACCATCATTAACTGGGAGCGGGAGTTCCAGATGTGGGCACCCAAGTTCTATGTGGTGACGTACACGGGTGACAAGGACAGCCGGGCCATCATTCGTGAGAATGAGTTTTCCTTTGAAGACAACGCCATCAAAGGTGGCAAGAAAGCTTTTAAGATGAAG AGGGAGGCACAGGTGAAGTTCCACGTTCTCCTGACATCGTATGAGCTGATCACCATTGATCAGGCAGCACTTGGCTCCATCCGTTGGGCCTGCCTCGTGGTAGATGAGGCCCATCGGCTCAAAAACAACCAGTCCAAG tttttcaggGTCCTCAATGGCTACAAGATAGATCATAAGTTGCTGCTGACAGGGACTCCATTGCAAAATAATCTGGAGGAGCTCTTCCATCTGTTGAACTTCCTCACCCCAGAGAGATTTAA CAAcctggagggcttcctggaggagtttGCTGACATATCCAAAGAAGACCAGATTAAAAAACTGCATGATTTACTGGGGCCACATATGCTACGTAGGCTCAAGGCTGATGTCTTTAAGAACATGCCAGCCAAGACAGAGCTCATCGTTCGAGTGGAGCTAAGCCCCATGCAGAA GAAATACTACAAGTATATCCTGACTCGAAATTTTGAGGCCTTGAATTCCCGAGGCGGTGGGAACCAAGTGTCGCTGCTCAACATCATGATGGATCTTAAGAAGTGCTGCAACCATCCATACCTCTTTCCTGTGGCTGCTATG GAGTCCCCAAAACTCCCCAGTGGGGCCTATGAGGGTGGGGCACTTATTAAGGCATCTGGGAAGCTCATGCTGCTGCAGAAGATGCTACGGAAGCTGAAGGAGCAAGGACACAGAGTGCTCATCTTCTCACAG ATGACCAAGATGTTAGACTTGCTAGAGGACTTCTTAGACTATGAAGGCTACAAGTATGAGCGCATTGATGGTGGCATCACTGGTGCCCTGAGGCAGGAGGCCATCGATCGATTTAATG CTCCTGGggcccagcaattctgcttcctCCTGTCCACCCGAGCTGGGGGCTTGGGCATCAATCTGGCCACTGCTGACACTGTCATCATCTTCGATTCTGACTGGAACCCCCATAATGACATCCAG GCCTTTAGCCGTGCTCATCGGATCGGCCAGGCCAACAAAGTGATGATTTACCGGTTTGTGACTCGCGCATCAGTGGAAGAGCGAATCACACAAGTGGCCAAGAGAAAGATGATGCTGACACATCTGGTGGTACGGCCTGGGCTGGGCTCCAAAGCGGGCTCCATGTCTAAGCAGGAGCTGGATGACATCCTCAAATTTGGCACTGAGGAACTATTTAAGGATGAAAACGAGG GGGAGAATAAGGAAGAGGACAGCAGTGTGATTCATTATGACAATGAGGCCATTGCTCGGCTATTGGACCGGAACCAGGATGCAACTGAGGACACCGATGTGCAGAACATGAACGAATATCTCAGTTCTTTCAAGGTGGCCCAGTATGTGGTGCGGGAGGAAGACAAG ATTGAGGAGATCGAACGAGAGATCATCAAGCAGGAGGAGAACGTGGATCCTGACTACTGGGAGAAGCTGCTGAGGCATCACTATGAGCAACAGCAGGAAGACCTAGCCCGGAATCTTGGCAAGGGCAAGCGGGTTCGCAAGCAAGTTAACTACAATGATGCTGCTCAGGAGGACCAAG ACAACCAGTCAGAGTACTCAGTGGGATCAGAAGAGGAGGATGAAGACTTTGATGAACGTCCTGAAG GGCGTCGACAGTCAAAGAGGCAGCTCCGGAATGAAAAGGATAAGCCACTGCCTCCACTGCTGGCTCGAGTTGGGGGCAACATTGAG GTGTTGGGGTTCAATACCCGTCAGCGGAAGGCTTTCCTCAATGCTGTCATGCGCTGGGGGATGCCACCACAGGATGCTTTCACCACTCAGTGGCTGGTGCGGGACCTAAGAGGCAAGACGGAGAAGGAGTTCAA GGCCTATGTGTCTTTGTTCATGCGCCATCTTTGTGAGCCCGGAGCAGATGGCTCTGAAACGTTTGCTGACGGGGTCCCTCGGGAGGGCCTGAGTCGCCAGCAAGTGTTGACCCGCATTGGAGTCATGTCTCTCGTCAAGAAGAAG gTACAGGAGTTTGAGCACATCAATGGGCGCTGGTCGATGCCTGAGCTGATGCCCGACCCCAGTGCTGACTCGAAGCGCTCCTCCAGAGCTTCCTCTCCTACTAAAACATCTCCTACAACCCCTGAGGCTTCCGCTACAAACAGTCCTTGCACCTCTAAGCCTG CTACTCCAGCTCCAAGTGAGAAAGGAGATGGCATGAGGACACCACTTGAGAAGGATGAAGCTGAAAACCAGGAGAAGCCAGAGAAGAATAGCAAAACTGGGGAGAAGATAGAGACAGAG GCTGATAACCCCAGCCCAGCCCTATCGTTCGGAGAGCGACTAGAGCCAAGGAAGATTCCTCTAGAGGATGAGGTGCCAGGGGTACCTGGAGAGATGGAGCCTGAACCTGGGTACCGGGGGGACAGAGAGAAGTCAG CCACAGAGTCGACGCCaggagagaggggggaggagAAGCCATTGGATGGACAAGAACACAGGGAGAGGCCGGAGGGGGAAACGGGGGATTTGGGCAAGAGAG AAGATGTAAAAGGGGACCGAGAGCTTCGACCTGGTCCTCCTCGAGACGAGCCACGGTCCAATGGGCGACGtgaggagaaggcagagaagcCGCGGTTCATGTTCAATATCGCAGATGGTGGCTTCACAG AGCTTCACACACTGTGGCAGAATGAGGAACGGGCAGCTATTTCCTCGGGGAAACTCAATGAGATCTGGCACCGAAGACATGACTATTGGCTTCTGGCTGGGATTGTCCT CCATGGCTACGCACGATGGCAGGACATCCAGAATGATGCTCAGTTTGCCATTATCAATGAGCCATTTAAAACTGAAGCCAATAAGGGGAACTTTCTGGAgatgaaaaataagtttctggCCCGGAGATTCAAG CTCCTGGAGCAGGCGCTGGTGATTGAGGAGCAGCTTCGGCGGGCGGCCTACCTGAACCTCTCGCAGGAGCCGGCGCACCCCGCCATGGCCCTCCACGCCCGCTTTGCCGAGGCCGAGTGCCTGGCTGAGAGCCACCAGCACCTCTCCAAGGAGTCGCTGGCGGGGAACAAGCCAGCCAACGCCGTACTGCACAAGG TTCTGAACCAGCTGGAGGAGTTGCTGAGCGACATGAAGGCGGACGTGACGCGCCTGCCGGCCACGCTGTCCCGAATACCCCCCATCGCAGCCCGCCTGCAGATGTCCGAGCGCAGCATCCTCAGCCGGCTGGCCAGCAAGGGCACAGAACCTCACCCCACACCG GCCTTCCCCCCGGGTCCCTACGCTACACCTCCGGGGTACGGGGCAGCCTTCAGCGCCGCTCCCGTAGGGGCCCTGGCCGCCGCAGGCGCCAATTACAGCCAGATGCCTGCAGGGTCCTTCATCACAG CCGCCACCAACGGCCCTCCAGTGCTggtgaagaaggagaaggaaatggtGGGGGCATTGGTGTCAGACGGGCTGGATCGGAAGGAGCCCCGAGCCGGGGAGGTGATCTGTATAGACGACTGA